The following proteins are encoded in a genomic region of Helicobacter macacae MIT 99-5501:
- a CDS encoding N-6 DNA methylase, protein MSHTHLDKIKAVNLGSFYTPTFIVQIAQQMLLNALSKAHISPKDCALLDSSCGYGNFLNFDNCDKANNNPKDFTDFALKIGIDIDKKAIDIATKAINTPKNPPLFIHQNALLNVNRKTFKIPPNTPLAIIGNPPYNDKTSIVQKHIKDKIYALDSALKHRDIGASFLLSFVELQADFICVLHPLSYLIKETNFKSLKRFFAHYTLIDSLIISSQIFCPNSTSFFPIIIALYERKSKVPDFANVKNHRFYTIEGKNFALNDFDFIGKYIDKYPNKSRVSDKDRVALFYTLRDINALRRSKTFLDKPTTNAINVPQEKYSLYCYVDVFKQMIERVPYYLGNCDVLIDWAEFKALESEFVKCAKSKIITPKITQYFENLLGEHYENS, encoded by the coding sequence TAATGCGCTAAGCAAAGCGCATATATCGCCAAAAGATTGTGCGTTGCTTGATAGCTCGTGTGGCTATGGGAATTTTTTGAACTTTGATAATTGTGATAAGGCAAACAATAACCCCAAAGATTTTACAGATTTTGCACTAAAAATTGGCATTGACATTGATAAAAAGGCAATAGATATTGCCACAAAAGCCATAAACACACCTAAAAATCCCCCGCTATTTATTCATCAAAACGCATTATTAAATGTCAATAGAAAAACCTTTAAGATTCCACCAAATACACCACTTGCAATCATAGGCAACCCTCCATATAATGACAAAACCTCAATCGTGCAAAAACATATAAAAGACAAAATATATGCGCTAGATTCTGCACTTAAACACCGCGATATAGGTGCTAGTTTTTTGCTATCTTTTGTTGAATTACAGGCGGATTTTATCTGTGTGCTTCACCCGCTATCCTATCTCATTAAAGAAACAAATTTTAAAAGCCTAAAACGCTTTTTTGCGCACTATACGCTTATAGATTCTCTTATCATTAGCTCACAGATTTTCTGCCCTAACTCTACTAGCTTTTTCCCTATTATCATTGCACTTTATGAGAGAAAATCTAAAGTGCCAGATTTTGCTAATGTGAAAAATCATAGATTTTACACGATAGAGGGCAAAAATTTCGCGCTAAATGATTTTGATTTTATCGGCAAATACATCGATAAATACCCAAACAAATCGCGCGTGAGTGATAAAGACAGAGTAGCATTATTTTACACATTGCGCGATATAAATGCACTTCGCCGCTCTAAGACATTTTTAGATAAGCCCACCACAAACGCCATAAATGTGCCACAAGAAAAATATAGCTTGTATTGCTATGTAGATGTGTTTAAGCAAATGATTGAGCGAGTGCCTTATTATCTTGGGAATTGCGATGTTTTGATTGATTGGGCAGAATTTAAGGCGTTAGAGAGTGAGTTTGTAAAATGCGCAAAATCTAAAATCATTACACCAAAAATTACGCAATACTTTGAAAATCTTTTGGGAGAGCATTATGAAAATAGCTAA
- a CDS encoding R.Pab1 family restriction endonuclease: protein MKIAKLEQNSGKIFVEFPLTEQSGKARVKIRNSFYEYGLPSATRQSPFTQKHYIEWQIGYDVDKSDKEKLDLSTCKDTEFVGANGKKKALYELSDFIYYFTKWGIIGIDEISEMLSFLENIKQNEFLDSRSELAILRSHPITRNILGVEFYHSEVKYPLLMRTFSVFDILVEIIIKEKQRAIGTQPMLYVCFPITQLCPTNGNIALLGRVAQQKEKAHLILDSTHKQFLLESFKIFGILSPNHNHDVREILKIIKSLKRGEK from the coding sequence ATGAAAATAGCTAAATTAGAGCAAAATAGTGGCAAAATCTTTGTTGAGTTTCCACTTACAGAGCAAAGTGGCAAAGCACGAGTAAAAATAAGAAATAGCTTTTATGAGTATGGCTTACCAAGTGCAACGAGGCAAAGTCCATTTACTCAAAAGCACTATATAGAATGGCAAATCGGCTATGATGTGGATAAAAGCGATAAAGAAAAACTAGATTTAAGCACTTGCAAAGACACAGAATTTGTAGGAGCAAATGGCAAGAAAAAAGCACTTTATGAACTAAGTGATTTTATATATTATTTCACAAAATGGGGGATTATCGGCATAGATGAGATAAGTGAAATGTTAAGTTTTTTAGAAAATATTAAACAAAATGAATTTCTAGATTCGCGAAGCGAGTTGGCAATTTTACGAAGCCACCCTATTACACGCAATATTTTGGGAGTGGAGTTTTATCATAGCGAAGTGAAATATCCGCTTTTAATGCGAACTTTTAGTGTATTTGATATTTTGGTAGAAATAATCATCAAAGAAAAACAACGCGCTATCGGCACTCAACCAATGCTTTATGTATGCTTCCCCATCACGCAACTTTGCCCAACTAATGGAAATATTGCGCTACTTGGTAGAGTGGCACAACAAAAAGAAAAAGCGCATTTGATATTAGATTCTACGCATAAGCAGTTTTTATTAGAATCTTTTAAGATTTTTGGCATATTAAGTCCAAATCATAACCACGATGTGCGCGAAATTTTAAAAATTATAAAATCGCTAAAAAGGGGCGAAAAATGA
- a CDS encoding TetR/AcrR family transcriptional regulator, whose amino-acid sequence MKDESKSADKSTKEAILDTALELFALQGYDATSTRQIAQKSNANLSAISYHFGSKEGLYRASFYHCFGFVEAILESAPTAPLERIAHYATKMSELHQKKPYIGRLFIENVINSKPFMFDDIAKRQAKMRGFFFEALQEGIKQGVFRADIDIASSAIALFGIVNFYFFVQTTKVLPQGFKNLSNVYAKNSLEIFLNGIKEKL is encoded by the coding sequence ATGAAAGATGAAAGCAAATCTGCAGATAAATCCACAAAAGAGGCGATTTTAGATACTGCGCTAGAGCTTTTCGCGCTTCAAGGCTATGATGCCACTTCCACGAGGCAAATCGCGCAAAAATCAAATGCAAACTTAAGCGCGATTTCTTATCATTTCGGTAGCAAAGAGGGGCTTTATAGGGCGAGTTTTTATCACTGCTTTGGCTTTGTGGAGGCGATTTTGGAATCTGCACCCACTGCGCCATTAGAGAGAATCGCCCACTACGCTACAAAAATGAGCGAACTGCACCAAAAAAAGCCCTACATAGGGCGACTTTTTATCGAAAATGTGATTAACTCAAAGCCATTTATGTTTGATGATATTGCAAAGAGACAAGCAAAAATGCGTGGTTTTTTCTTTGAGGCGTTGCAAGAGGGCATAAAACAGGGCGTTTTTAGGGCTGATATAGACATCGCTTCTAGTGCGATTGCGCTATTTGGGATTGTGAATTTTTACTTTTTTGTCCAGACTACAAAAGTCTTGCCACAGGGCTTTAAAAATCTATCAAATGTCTATGCTAAAAATTCTTTAGAGATTTTCCTAAATGGGATAAAGGAAAAATTATAG
- a CDS encoding MqnA/MqnD/SBP family protein — MRFGKICYLNLLPFDMFIKSYPTPSRFKQSLFAHSSYPAKLNQSFLFNRIDAGFISSIAGVSSHNKQCGKYATKSGIIAKGAVWSVLVKHSTPKNDYQSDTSNTLSKALGLKGEVIIGDKALLWLYQNKKTQSDFSKAKSKANYKDSHKKISHYTHRHTSEQGYIDMGEAWFSKQGLPFVFGRLCCAKKYATFYEQISNRFNAKFNPKRVKIPHFWLLERARQMGISLDFAKEYLAHIYYKIGAKESIAIARFYRLARLMRLSPPKRAYKTPKHPKSK; from the coding sequence ATGCGATTTGGCAAGATTTGCTACCTCAATCTACTGCCTTTTGATATGTTTATCAAGTCCTACCCTACCCCATCTCGCTTCAAGCAAAGCCTTTTTGCCCATAGTTCCTATCCTGCCAAGCTAAACCAATCTTTTTTATTTAATCGCATTGATGCGGGGTTTATCTCCTCTATTGCAGGGGTTAGCTCTCACAATAAGCAATGTGGCAAATACGCCACAAAAAGCGGAATCATCGCCAAAGGCGCGGTATGGAGTGTGCTAGTGAAGCACTCCACTCCCAAAAACGACTACCAATCAGACACTTCAAACACCCTAAGCAAAGCACTAGGGCTAAAGGGCGAAGTAATTATCGGGGATAAAGCACTTTTGTGGCTATACCAAAACAAAAAAACACAGAGCGATTTTTCTAAGGCAAAATCTAAAGCAAACTATAAAGACTCTCACAAAAAGATTTCGCACTATACGCATAGACATACAAGTGAGCAGGGATACATAGATATGGGAGAAGCGTGGTTTAGCAAGCAGGGATTGCCTTTTGTTTTTGGGAGGCTTTGCTGCGCAAAAAAATACGCAACATTTTATGAGCAAATTTCAAACAGATTTAACGCAAAATTTAATCCCAAACGCGTAAAGATTCCGCACTTTTGGCTACTAGAGCGAGCTAGGCAAATGGGAATCTCGCTAGATTTTGCTAAAGAATATTTAGCGCATATTTACTACAAAATAGGGGCAAAAGAATCTATCGCTATTGCTAGATTTTATCGCTTGGCACGGCTAATGCGCTTAAGCCCACCAAAGCGAGCATACAAAACACCAAAACACCCAAAATCTAAATAA
- the holA gene encoding DNA polymerase III subunit delta has translation MYKKDFDTYLASRTPKAALLYGESDFLIQVYSKKITNALNVIPEVFYYADYSLDSVMNILTQSSLFGDAQVVVLKLDKKLDSKHLKAIMGALKSNENSAIIIEFYQAENKPSAQYARDFKAFATSLHTESNGLSGVVDVRFFTPNARESIDFLRERANSLGIFINNQNLQTLLEMQNNDIALACAELSKFSIIQGEVKREDIAFLCYGLGSVGIEELLERIFSKKSPFLVLEKMLESGLDEMGLMRDMEEYFNKLFLFFAYARANGRIEPKEILGYAPPNLISDEYKRRCLQVRSEEGYLEIFKLLGKWRNELMQGKKSISLQSLIKIQDFIR, from the coding sequence ATGTATAAAAAAGACTTTGATACATATCTAGCTTCTCGCACACCAAAAGCTGCTCTGCTGTATGGAGAGAGTGATTTTTTGATACAAGTGTATTCCAAAAAAATCACAAACGCGCTAAATGTTATCCCAGAGGTGTTTTATTATGCGGATTATAGTTTGGATTCTGTGATGAATATTTTGACACAAAGCAGTCTTTTTGGCGATGCGCAAGTGGTGGTGCTAAAGCTTGATAAAAAGCTAGATTCTAAACATCTAAAAGCAATAATGGGTGCGCTAAAAAGCAATGAAAACAGCGCGATTATTATTGAATTTTATCAAGCGGAAAATAAGCCTAGCGCACAATACGCGCGGGATTTCAAAGCGTTTGCCACAAGCCTACACACAGAATCAAATGGCTTAAGTGGCGTGGTAGATGTGCGGTTTTTCACCCCAAATGCTCGTGAAAGTATAGATTTTTTGCGTGAGAGGGCAAACTCGCTTGGGATTTTTATAAACAATCAAAACTTACAAACCCTCCTTGAAATGCAAAACAACGACATTGCCCTAGCCTGCGCAGAACTAAGTAAATTTAGCATAATACAAGGCGAAGTAAAAAGAGAGGACATTGCTTTTTTGTGCTATGGACTAGGAAGCGTGGGGATAGAGGAGCTGCTAGAACGCATTTTTAGCAAAAAGTCGCCTTTTTTGGTGCTAGAAAAAATGCTAGAGAGTGGGCTTGATGAAATGGGACTAATGCGTGATATGGAGGAGTATTTTAATAAATTATTTTTGTTTTTTGCGTATGCTAGGGCAAATGGCAGGATTGAACCAAAAGAGATTTTGGGATATGCCCCACCAAATCTCATCAGCGATGAATACAAGAGAAGATGCTTGCAAGTGCGCTCTGAAGAGGGGTATTTGGAGATTTTTAAGCTACTTGGAAAATGGCGAAATGAACTTATGCAGGGCAAAAAAAGCATTTCTTTGCAAAGTTTAATCAAAATTCAAGATTTTATTCGCTAG
- a CDS encoding single-stranded DNA-binding protein, translating into MFNKIIIVGNLTRDVELRHLPSSTALATLGVASNRAYTKQDGTKADETCFVDVKLFGRTAEVASQYLRKGSKVLIEGRLVYETWSDQNGQKRSKHSIVAETMKMLDSKNASGGYGGDSYDESYGRESSYANNYGGDSYGANGYGSNPSGGNNSNYGGSNYNQSNKNYQNPQPKPQQDNIPSIDIDDDDIPF; encoded by the coding sequence ATGTTTAACAAGATTATCATTGTGGGCAATCTAACTAGAGATGTCGAGCTACGACATTTGCCCTCATCTACTGCGCTAGCCACGCTAGGAGTAGCGAGCAACAGAGCATACACCAAGCAAGATGGGACAAAGGCTGATGAAACTTGCTTTGTAGATGTGAAGCTATTTGGACGCACTGCAGAAGTAGCAAGTCAATACCTACGCAAAGGTAGCAAGGTTTTGATTGAGGGGAGATTGGTCTATGAGACTTGGAGTGACCAAAATGGACAAAAACGGTCAAAGCACTCTATTGTCGCAGAAACTATGAAAATGCTAGATAGCAAAAACGCAAGCGGTGGATATGGTGGCGATAGCTATGATGAGAGCTATGGCAGAGAGTCAAGCTACGCAAACAACTATGGTGGCGATAGCTACGGCGCAAACGGCTATGGTAGTAACCCAAGCGGTGGAAATAACTCAAACTACGGCGGTAGCAACTACAACCAATCAAACAAAAACTACCAAAATCCACAGCCTAAACCCCAGCAGGACAATATCCCAAGCATCGACATTGATGATGATGATATACCATTCTAA
- the rpsR gene encoding 30S ribosomal protein S18, producing MERKRYSRRYCRYTEAKIEFVDYKDIDLLKHTLSERYKIMPRRLTGNSKKWQERVEVAIKRARHMALIPYIIDHKKVVESPFR from the coding sequence ATGGAAAGAAAACGATACTCAAGAAGATACTGCCGATACACAGAAGCAAAAATTGAATTTGTAGACTACAAAGACATTGATTTGCTAAAGCACACACTAAGCGAACGCTACAAAATAATGCCAAGACGACTAACAGGCAATAGCAAAAAATGGCAAGAGCGTGTAGAAGTCGCTATCAAACGCGCTAGACATATGGCACTTATTCCATATATCATCGACCACAAAAAAGTCGTAGAAAGTCCCTTTAGATAG
- a CDS encoding tyrosine-type recombinase/integrase, which yields MTYPLEPFESVERNYLFWLQKFFIHKMTTLSNRHIHDKEAFTKSLDSIKSAQNLGEFERAIKSARNCGMIGLNTYANPLFKLGEYLASADSISSLREIDEVFLSEFITIATARLSNATKRNFRIVLIGFFGFVDKHNEDENGKSHILNIELKSLSGTRGKSGQKLPTFLKEEELEKFLKAIDEAPISAVSEGVQARDRLIVKLIVYTGIRVSEAINLEVNKVLPDGEIYLLNIQGKGDKQRVVMIKKAHIDNLLKEWLGYRALIESQRATKKEKIQGNLLFCNQKGKPLSQPYIYGIVRNMLLYIGIRKEKMGAHLLRHSFATLLYQKHKDLVLVQEALGHADLNTSRIYTHFDKDRLRKAASLMDNLTK from the coding sequence ATGACTTATCCGCTTGAGCCATTTGAGAGCGTGGAGCGAAACTATCTTTTTTGGCTACAAAAGTTTTTTATCCACAAAATGACTACACTTTCAAATCGCCATATCCACGACAAAGAAGCATTTACCAAAAGCCTAGATTCTATCAAGTCAGCGCAAAATCTAGGCGAGTTTGAGCGAGCGATAAAAAGTGCTAGGAATTGTGGAATGATAGGGCTAAACACCTATGCAAATCCGCTTTTTAAGCTGGGCGAATATCTAGCTAGCGCGGATTCTATCAGTTCGTTGCGTGAGATTGATGAGGTGTTTTTGAGTGAGTTTATCACTATCGCTACGGCAAGACTTAGCAATGCCACCAAGCGCAATTTTCGCATAGTGCTGATAGGGTTTTTTGGATTTGTAGATAAGCACAATGAGGACGAAAACGGCAAATCTCATATCCTAAATATTGAGCTAAAAAGCCTCTCTGGCACGCGTGGCAAAAGCGGGCAAAAGCTACCGACTTTTCTAAAAGAGGAGGAGCTAGAGAAGTTTCTAAAGGCGATAGATGAAGCACCTATAAGCGCGGTAAGTGAGGGGGTGCAAGCTAGAGATAGGCTCATCGTAAAACTAATCGTCTACACAGGTATCCGCGTGAGTGAAGCGATAAATTTGGAGGTAAATAAGGTTTTGCCCGATGGCGAGATATATCTGCTAAACATTCAAGGCAAGGGCGATAAACAGCGCGTAGTGATGATAAAAAAAGCGCATATAGATAATTTGCTAAAAGAGTGGCTAGGCTACCGTGCCCTCATAGAAAGTCAAAGGGCAACAAAAAAAGAAAAAATACAAGGGAATCTGCTTTTTTGCAACCAAAAAGGCAAGCCACTAAGTCAGCCATATATCTATGGTATCGTGCGAAATATGCTACTATATATAGGCATACGCAAAGAAAAAATGGGAGCGCACTTGCTAAGGCACTCATTTGCTACGCTACTATATCAAAAGCATAAAGACTTAGTCCTAGTTCAAGAAGCACTAGGGCACGCAGACTTAAACACTAGTAGAATCTACACACACTTTGATAAAGATAGGCTAAGAAAAGCAGCAAGCCTAATGGATAATCTTACGAAGTAA
- a CDS encoding NYN domain-containing protein has product MRVNAYIDGYNLYHAERKLNDNRLKWVNLRALCQHFCDEVDILDKVYYFTSFAYQPKGGIKDRHKIYIEDFLEDFGVETIFGRFNKFNGEIKEKETDIKLALQLYKDARDDKYDKAILLSADTDFIPAIKEVKELRKEVLLLLPPTHKLLANFGEVINQNITKDDLAAHLLPAKTKNGKEKMPKEYLSNIQSREQPEEITKNLKYSSWIPKEFTQCEKCKDYLDYERYEKVKPKD; this is encoded by the coding sequence ATGAGGGTAAATGCCTATATTGACGGGTATAATTTGTATCACGCTGAAAGAAAGTTAAACGATAATCGTTTGAAGTGGGTAAATCTACGCGCTTTGTGCCAGCACTTTTGTGATGAAGTGGATATTTTGGATAAGGTGTATTATTTTACTTCGTTTGCATATCAACCAAAAGGTGGTATCAAAGATAGGCACAAAATCTATATCGAGGATTTTTTGGAGGATTTTGGTGTGGAGACTATTTTTGGTCGTTTTAATAAATTTAATGGAGAAATAAAAGAAAAGGAAACAGATATAAAGCTCGCACTTCAGCTATACAAAGACGCTCGTGATGATAAATATGATAAGGCGATTTTGCTAAGTGCGGATACGGACTTTATCCCTGCAATAAAAGAAGTCAAGGAGTTGCGGAAAGAGGTTTTGCTACTTTTGCCACCCACACACAAGCTTTTAGCTAATTTTGGTGAAGTCATAAATCAAAATATCACAAAAGATGATTTAGCCGCCCATCTGCTACCTGCAAAGACAAAAAATGGCAAAGAAAAAATGCCAAAAGAATACCTAAGCAATATCCAATCAAGAGAACAACCAGAGGAGATAACAAAAAACCTAAAATACAGCAGTTGGATTCCAAAAGAATTCACACAATGTGAAAAATGCAAAGATTATTTGGACTATGAGCGGTATGAAAAAGTGAAGCCTAAGGATTAG
- a CDS encoding McrC family protein: MNQTKMSKNNTLCIAEWQSFGTDDIQEVIADKSEKKAQKIFSELQNFANQKGNFDDREGNHIFLTPYRNNRLKARNFVGLIQTKSGFCLEILPKTFCTAKNSDGFAIKNCVCSSQKSTHPLTPSATNLTFGEGEQEKAPPLAGGVGEGYGASQNGVDCHANKQNDSTKSQQCQVCQAKQILLNMLRTLRTSPFKQSHISNLKIHRFPLLEVFAIMFLDEVERLIKRGIKSDYVVREENRTFLKGKLLFGENLKRNFAHKERFFSASDEFIADIAPNRLIVSTILFLSAQGFSPRTSGRISQARFIFADIRPSKSIDKDFALCPSSRHYKDYELLLAWCKIFLRRKSFMPYQGGDKAFALLFDMNKLFESFVAWHLKRASGGKYVISTQESRKYLLEVGGARKFQIKPDIVCRKSDNGGNNVVFIADTKWKILESSESNNYGIAQGDLYQMFAYLAKYECENGFLIYPQIGEIGASEIEDTKAPQDFTHKHFTYKAKSNLPNQNPHKLQILLFNLRNPSEAANEILAQINAKSL, translated from the coding sequence ATGAATCAGACGAAAATGAGTAAAAATAACACCCTTTGCATAGCCGAGTGGCAGAGCTTTGGCACAGATGATATACAAGAAGTCATTGCCGATAAAAGCGAGAAAAAAGCACAAAAGATTTTTAGCGAGTTGCAAAACTTTGCCAATCAAAAAGGCAACTTTGATGATAGAGAGGGCAATCATATATTCCTAACGCCCTATCGCAACAATCGCCTAAAGGCGCGGAATTTTGTCGGGCTTATCCAAACAAAAAGTGGATTTTGCTTAGAGATTTTGCCAAAGACTTTTTGCACTGCAAAGAATAGCGATGGGTTTGCAATCAAAAATTGTGTCTGCTCATCACAAAAATCCACCCACCCCCTAACCCCCTCCGCCACAAATTTAACTTTTGGGGAGGGGGAACAAGAAAAAGCCCCTCCCCTTGCGGGAGGGGTTGGGGAGGGGTATGGAGCAAGCCAAAATGGCGTGGATTGCCACGCTAATAAACAAAATGACAGCACAAAAAGCCAGCAATGCCAAGTCTGCCAAGCCAAGCAAATCCTACTAAATATGCTACGCACACTGCGCACTAGCCCATTTAAGCAAAGCCATATCTCAAACCTCAAAATCCACAGATTCCCCCTGCTAGAGGTGTTTGCCATAATGTTTTTGGACGAGGTGGAGCGACTAATCAAGCGCGGGATAAAGAGCGACTATGTCGTGCGCGAGGAAAATCGCACATTTCTCAAAGGCAAGCTACTCTTTGGCGAAAATCTTAAGCGCAATTTCGCGCACAAAGAGCGGTTTTTCAGCGCAAGCGATGAGTTTATCGCTGACATTGCGCCAAATCGCCTTATCGTAAGCACGATTTTGTTTTTGTCCGCGCAGGGCTTTAGTCCCCGCACGAGCGGGCGCATAAGCCAAGCGCGATTTATCTTTGCGGATATACGCCCAAGCAAAAGTATCGACAAAGACTTCGCGCTATGCCCTAGCTCACGGCATTATAAGGACTATGAGCTGCTTTTAGCGTGGTGTAAGATTTTTTTGCGGCGCAAAAGTTTTATGCCTTATCAAGGCGGGGACAAAGCCTTTGCGCTGCTATTTGATATGAATAAGCTGTTTGAGAGCTTTGTGGCGTGGCATTTGAAAAGGGCAAGTGGTGGGAAATATGTGATAAGCACGCAAGAATCGCGCAAATATTTGCTAGAAGTGGGTGGGGCGAGGAAATTTCAAATCAAGCCTGATATAGTGTGTCGCAAGAGTGATAATGGTGGGAATAATGTGGTGTTTATCGCGGATACGAAGTGGAAGATTCTCGAATCTAGTGAATCAAATAATTATGGAATCGCACAAGGCGACTTGTATCAAATGTTTGCGTATCTGGCGAAGTATGAGTGCGAAAATGGATTTTTGATTTACCCACAGATTGGGGAAATTGGGGCTAGTGAAATTGAGGACACAAAAGCCCCGCAAGATTTTACGCACAAACACTTCACATACAAGGCAAAATCAAATCTGCCAAATCAAAATCCACACAAGCTACAAATATTGCTTTTTAATCTCCGCAATCCAAGCGAAGCAGCAAATGAAATTCTTGCGCAAATCAATGCTAAATCGCTATGA
- a CDS encoding McrB family protein translates to MIYEPKAGIFKEICIKAQENLRQANIDDGQIDAGEVFDRYAEKVQEKLAKGEVISFGKNNVKVVGVVDFKNNANAGLRCTTSSGKTPIWITRAMVLRDYDNYKNGTIKEAKDIVSNHTGKKHAQSWWYLDFYAELKEFEKSSSIQAKKISKKPYILIIDEINRGNISKILGELITLIEPSKRIGASEEEKARGIGDESLEVTLPYSNDSFGVPSNLYIIGTMNTADRSIALLDTALRRRFEFVEMMPDSSQLKPCGAIDLARLLDKMNERIEFLLDREHTIGHSFFIGVNSLGKLREVFKLKIIPLLQEYFYDDYAKIQAVLNDNDMIKPKPKPEFLSKFSDEVNDEKVVYEIEKEWQKWELWQFVKIYNSKATKSQSQDSNESDENE, encoded by the coding sequence ATGATTTATGAACCAAAGGCAGGAATCTTTAAGGAAATTTGTATCAAAGCACAAGAAAATTTAAGACAAGCAAATATTGACGATGGGCAAATCGATGCGGGAGAGGTGTTTGATAGATATGCGGAAAAAGTGCAAGAAAAACTTGCAAAAGGGGAAGTAATCTCTTTTGGCAAAAATAATGTGAAAGTCGTTGGAGTTGTAGATTTCAAAAATAATGCTAACGCTGGGCTTCGTTGCACAACTTCATCTGGCAAAACACCTATTTGGATTACACGCGCAATGGTTTTACGAGATTATGATAATTATAAAAATGGGACAATAAAAGAAGCAAAAGATATAGTGTCAAATCACACAGGCAAGAAACACGCACAATCTTGGTGGTATTTGGATTTTTATGCAGAACTCAAAGAATTTGAAAAATCTTCAAGTATACAAGCCAAGAAAATAAGTAAAAAGCCCTATATCCTTATCATCGATGAAATCAATCGTGGAAATATATCTAAGATTTTGGGTGAACTTATCACGCTTATCGAGCCAAGTAAGCGAATCGGTGCGAGTGAGGAGGAAAAAGCGCGTGGTATAGGCGATGAATCTTTGGAGGTAACGCTACCATATAGCAATGATAGCTTTGGAGTGCCGAGCAATCTCTACATAATCGGCACGATGAATACGGCTGATAGAAGCATAGCCTTGCTTGATACGGCGTTGCGTAGGAGGTTTGAGTTTGTAGAGATGATGCCTGATTCTAGCCAATTAAAGCCTTGTGGTGCTATAGATTTGGCACGACTTTTGGATAAAATGAATGAGCGAATCGAGTTTTTGCTTGATAGGGAGCATACAATCGGGCATAGCTTTTTTATCGGCGTGAATTCTTTGGGCAAATTGCGTGAGGTGTTTAAGCTAAAAATTATCCCGCTTTTGCAAGAGTATTTTTATGATGATTATGCGAAGATTCAAGCCGTGCTGAATGATAATGATATGATTAAACCAAAGCCAAAGCCTGAATTTTTGTCTAAATTTAGCGATGAAGTGAATGATGAAAAAGTCGTGTATGAGATTGAAAAAGAGTGGCAAAAGTGGGAGTTGTGGCAGTTTGTAAAAATCTATAATAGTAAGGCAACAAAATCACAAAGCCAAGATTCTAATGAATCAGACGAAAATGAGTAA